Proteins from one Alysiella filiformis genomic window:
- a CDS encoding valine--tRNA ligase: MLPKYNPSEIEQKHYQNWEQNGYFQPNFAQKDAFSIQLPPPNVTGTLHMGHAFNQTIMDGLTRYYRMKGCNTAWIPGTDHAGIATQIVVERQLAAQNISRHDLGREAFLAKVWQWKEQSGGTITQQMRRVGCSADWSREYFTMDETRANIVTKVFVKLHQQGLIYRGKRLVNWDPVLGTAVSDLEVENVETDGFMWHIRYPFADNPSEGLTVATTRPETLLGDVAVAVHPEDARYAHWIGKKVILPLTGREIPVIADEYVEKDFGSGCVKITPAHDFNDYQVGKRHDTLLINIFDLEAKVLSETQVFDYRNEAQQGFRLPEQYAGLDRFEARKKIVADLQAQGYLIETKPHKLMTPKGDRTGSVIEPLLTDQWFVDMHATPNGGEPDSEFKGMSLAQKAQHAFASGQIHFIPENWINTYNEWMRKLDDWCISRQLWWGHQIPAWYDEQGNIYVAETEEEAQKLSGSLNLKRDADVLDTWFSSALVPFSTLGWTDNGIDTDDLKAFLPSSVLVTGYEIIFFWVARMVFMTMHFTGKVPFKAVYIHGMVRDHEGKKMSKSEGNVIDPVDLIDGIDLPQLLEKRTTGLRKPETAPQVRAATEKLFPEGIPAMGADALRFTMASYASLGRNINFDFKRAEGYRNFCNKIWNATNFVLMNTEDKDCGYGEFATEPRAYSFPDQWIIGRLNEVERDVTQAYKTYRFDLAAELLYSFIWNDYCDWYLELAKVQLQNGCASRQRATRHTLLRVLEVSLRLLHPIMPFITEELWQTIAPMCERKVSDSIVLAPFPIFDENAITETQAAFGKMSALQDLAGAVRNLRGEMGIAPNIKAPLFVETADDLGELLAYLPALAKLTEVQAVATLPEHEDAPVAICNGARLMLKVEVDKAAETARLNKEAEKLNKALEKLNAKLSKAGYVDKAPAHLVEKDKAELADLQEKLAKIQVALDKLK, translated from the coding sequence ATGCTCCCCAAATACAACCCATCAGAAATTGAACAAAAACATTACCAAAATTGGGAACAAAACGGCTATTTTCAGCCCAATTTCGCGCAAAAAGACGCGTTTTCCATTCAACTGCCGCCTCCCAATGTTACAGGCACGCTGCACATGGGACACGCCTTCAACCAAACCATTATGGACGGCTTGACGCGCTATTACCGCATGAAAGGCTGCAACACCGCTTGGATTCCCGGCACCGACCACGCAGGCATTGCCACACAAATCGTGGTGGAACGCCAACTTGCCGCGCAAAACATTTCGCGTCATGATTTGGGGCGCGAGGCGTTTTTGGCAAAAGTGTGGCAATGGAAAGAACAATCTGGCGGCACCATCACCCAACAAATGCGCCGCGTGGGTTGCTCTGCCGACTGGTCGCGCGAATATTTCACCATGGACGAAACCCGCGCCAACATCGTTACCAAAGTGTTTGTGAAATTGCATCAACAAGGCTTGATTTATCGCGGTAAACGCTTGGTAAACTGGGACCCTGTTCTCGGCACAGCCGTTTCCGATTTGGAAGTGGAAAACGTGGAAACCGATGGCTTTATGTGGCACATTCGCTATCCGTTTGCCGACAATCCGTCCGAAGGCTTAACCGTTGCCACCACGCGCCCTGAAACGCTGTTGGGCGATGTGGCGGTTGCCGTTCACCCCGAAGACGCGCGTTACGCGCATTGGATTGGCAAAAAAGTGATTTTGCCGCTCACGGGGCGTGAAATTCCTGTGATTGCCGATGAATATGTGGAAAAAGATTTCGGTTCAGGCTGCGTGAAAATCACGCCTGCACACGATTTCAACGATTACCAAGTCGGCAAACGCCACGACACGCTTTTAATCAATATTTTTGATTTAGAGGCGAAAGTTTTATCAGAAACGCAAGTTTTTGATTATCGCAACGAGGCGCAACAGGGTTTCAGGCTGCCTGAACAATACGCTGGGCTTGACCGCTTTGAAGCGCGTAAAAAAATCGTTGCCGATTTGCAAGCACAAGGCTATCTCATTGAAACCAAACCACATAAACTCATGACCCCCAAAGGCGACCGCACAGGCAGCGTGATTGAACCGCTTTTGACCGACCAATGGTTTGTGGACATGCACGCCACGCCCAACGGCGGCGAACCCGATTCCGAGTTCAAAGGCATGAGTTTGGCACAAAAAGCGCAACACGCCTTTGCAAGCGGACAAATCCACTTTATCCCTGAAAATTGGATTAACACCTACAACGAATGGATGCGGAAATTGGACGATTGGTGCATTTCGCGTCAATTGTGGTGGGGACACCAAATTCCTGCGTGGTACGATGAACAGGGCAACATTTACGTTGCCGAAACCGAAGAAGAAGCACAAAAACTTTCAGGCAGCCTGAATTTGAAACGCGATGCAGACGTGTTGGACACATGGTTTTCATCAGCCCTTGTGCCATTTTCCACATTGGGCTGGACAGACAACGGCATAGACACCGATGATTTAAAAGCCTTTTTGCCGTCCAGCGTGTTGGTAACGGGCTATGAGATTATTTTCTTCTGGGTGGCGCGTATGGTGTTCATGACCATGCACTTCACAGGCAAAGTGCCGTTCAAAGCCGTGTACATTCACGGCATGGTGCGCGACCACGAAGGCAAAAAAATGTCCAAATCCGAAGGCAATGTGATAGACCCTGTGGATTTGATTGATGGCATTGATTTACCACAACTTTTGGAAAAACGCACCACAGGCTTACGCAAACCCGAAACCGCGCCACAGGTTCGCGCCGCCACCGAAAAATTGTTCCCCGAAGGCATTCCAGCCATGGGCGCGGACGCTTTGCGTTTCACCATGGCAAGCTACGCAAGTTTGGGTCGCAACATCAATTTTGATTTCAAACGTGCCGAAGGTTATCGCAATTTCTGCAACAAAATTTGGAACGCCACCAACTTCGTCTTAATGAATACGGAAGACAAAGACTGCGGCTATGGCGAATTTGCCACCGAGCCACGCGCCTATTCCTTCCCCGACCAATGGATTATTGGGCGATTGAACGAAGTGGAACGCGATGTAACCCAAGCCTATAAAACTTATCGTTTTGATTTGGCAGCAGAATTGTTATACAGCTTCATTTGGAACGATTATTGCGACTGGTATTTGGAATTGGCAAAAGTGCAATTACAAAACGGTTGCGCCAGCCGCCAACGCGCCACACGCCACACTTTACTGCGCGTATTGGAAGTGAGCTTGCGCCTGTTGCACCCAATTATGCCGTTTATCACCGAAGAATTGTGGCAAACCATCGCGCCCATGTGCGAGCGCAAAGTTTCAGACAGCATTGTGCTTGCGCCCTTCCCCATTTTTGACGAAAACGCGATTACCGAAACCCAAGCCGCTTTTGGCAAAATGTCTGCTTTGCAAGATTTGGCAGGCGCGGTACGCAATCTGCGTGGCGAAATGGGCATCGCGCCCAACATCAAAGCCCCCTTGTTTGTGGAAACGGCAGACGATTTGGGCGAACTGTTGGCGTATTTGCCCGCCTTGGCAAAATTGACCGAAGTGCAAGCGGTCGCCACGCTGCCTGAACACGAAGATGCGCCTGTTGCCATTTGCAACGGTGCGCGTTTGATGCTGAAAGTGGAAGTGGACAAAGCCGCCGAAACCGCGCGTCTGAACAAGGAAGCCGAAAAGCTGAACAAGGCTTTGGAAAAACTGAACGCGAAATTGTCCAAAGCAGGCTATGTGGACAAAGCCCCCGCGCATTTGGTGGAAAAAGATAAAGCGGAATTGGCTGATTTGCAAGAGAAATTGGCGAAAATTCAGGTGGCATTGGATAAATTGAAGTAA
- the recC gene encoding exodeoxyribonuclease V subunit gamma — protein MLHLYQSNKLEYLADLMVRLQSLTPLQHPMAAEEIVVQSQGMRRFISQYLAEKQGIAANLRFSLPAGLSWRLTREMLPNTPALNPFSTPVLQWRLLTLFQSPEFASAPQFQAAHNALHSYLQNGEYAAYQLAAQLADVFDQYLVYRPNWIEAWATGKRIAQLDAKSAAEQDWQMALWQYLDDGKQQTAHRAQLWHDLMQELAQPKVRLPERFFVFGIATLAPMYLALLKQLALHSEVHILALNPSAEYWGNVIEPAQILQHQHDFDLSQQGHPLLASLGKQGRDFFNDLTEADIQLDIPVFDENAVSGSLLHSLQYHIQTQTLPEIAHQEHDFMAQHQAHLQENVLPKQPEIAQIYHNNIKKIDENADLNSEDKRIQRNIAQFRADNSIQIHSAHSPLRELQILKDQLLQLLHQNRDWQPHDIAVLTPHIEPYAPFIEAVFGEHGGGTPLPFCLSDVKLSRRQPFLYALEQILGLLGSRFETDKLLPLLDSDLILQKFNLNREDLPLLHDTVAQLNIRWGADQQQRAQYGDSHALFTWQQGLERLILGFVLPENAPLWQGTMAHASRPDDLNALSNFAIFIRKLNEIRQQWQSPCHIGGWCERIRHLQSELLHIPTQEQHAVQQLEQALADWLAESALADFQAAIGADTAIQHINRFLSTQSEAGFLRGGITFCSMVPMRSLPFKVLCLIGLNDGDFPRTTKASSFDLIAKHTQKGDRARRDDDRYLFLEAILSAREVLYLSFVGKDIRTDEMRAPSALLNELGDTIAHLGNIPTSDLMQNWVIQHPLQAFSRQYFSGSHALFSSRQDYAAALNVPAQKLLPFINRLPENPISSNHLIIEQKSLIQFWRNPVRHYLRQQLDWQAPYHQNPWQSEEPFIPDTPRQLADAYVQARQKGQDFEQLANELAAKSLLPTGKLGELVRHEYASKAALIRSDLIHSPRRPERKGTLHTDSGSLNFRLNHNHEMGQIIYATQFLHQGNEHGRLFASDKIELLLLHLIYCATTDDTPQATHLIQLTETTSLPPIDRYVAKDNLALWLAAYQAGQLAPQPFFPRVNLAAANALYTASKPENATWQKAIEAAASVYHTGFNVNGQDNYPEVKLIYGRNDEDELPYLLPAFRALTENLFAPLSGCLKALSGQDGA, from the coding sequence ATGCTCCACTTGTATCAATCCAATAAATTGGAATACCTTGCCGATTTAATGGTGCGTTTGCAAAGCCTGACGCCCTTGCAACACCCCATGGCTGCCGAAGAAATTGTGGTACAAAGCCAAGGTATGCGCCGTTTTATCAGTCAATATTTGGCAGAAAAACAAGGCATTGCCGCCAATTTGCGATTCAGCCTGCCTGCGGGTTTGAGCTGGCGACTCACGCGCGAAATGTTGCCCAACACCCCTGCGCTCAACCCTTTTTCCACGCCCGTGTTGCAATGGCGATTGCTGACGCTGTTTCAATCGCCCGAATTTGCCAGTGCGCCCCAGTTTCAGGCAGCCCACAACGCGCTACACAGCTATTTGCAAAATGGCGAATATGCCGCCTATCAGCTTGCCGCGCAACTGGCAGACGTGTTTGACCAATATTTGGTTTACCGCCCAAATTGGATTGAAGCGTGGGCAACAGGCAAACGCATTGCCCAGTTGGACGCAAAATCCGCCGCCGAACAAGATTGGCAAATGGCGTTGTGGCAATATTTGGACGATGGCAAGCAACAAACCGCCCACCGCGCCCAACTTTGGCACGATTTGATGCAAGAATTGGCGCAACCCAAAGTGCGGCTGCCTGAACGCTTTTTCGTGTTTGGCATAGCCACGCTTGCGCCGATGTATTTGGCTTTGCTCAAACAACTGGCGTTGCACAGCGAAGTGCATATTTTGGCGTTGAACCCCAGCGCGGAATATTGGGGCAATGTGATTGAACCCGCCCAAATTTTGCAGCACCAACATGATTTTGATTTGAGCCAACAGGGACACCCCTTGCTCGCCTCGTTGGGCAAACAAGGGCGCGATTTTTTCAATGATTTAACCGAAGCCGATATTCAACTGGATATTCCCGTTTTTGACGAAAATGCCGTTTCAGGCAGCCTGTTGCACAGCTTGCAATACCACATACAAACCCAAACGCTGCCTGAAATTGCCCATCAAGAACACGATTTTATGGCACAACACCAAGCCCATTTGCAAGAAAACGTGTTGCCCAAACAGCCCGAAATCGCCCAAATTTACCACAATAACATCAAAAAAATTGATGAAAATGCCGATTTAAATTCAGAAGACAAACGCATACAGCGCAACATCGCCCAATTTCGCGCCGACAACAGCATACAAATTCACAGCGCACACAGCCCATTGCGCGAATTGCAAATTTTGAAAGACCAACTTTTGCAGTTGCTCCACCAAAACCGCGATTGGCAACCACACGACATCGCCGTGCTGACCCCCCACATTGAACCCTACGCCCCTTTTATTGAAGCAGTGTTTGGCGAACACGGTGGCGGCACGCCTTTGCCATTTTGCCTTTCCGATGTGAAATTGTCGCGCCGCCAGCCGTTTTTGTATGCTTTGGAACAAATTTTGGGCTTGCTCGGCAGCCGCTTTGAAACCGACAAATTGCTCCCACTTTTGGACAGCGATTTGATTTTGCAAAAATTCAATCTGAACCGCGAAGATTTGCCCCTGTTGCACGACACCGTGGCGCAACTCAATATCCGTTGGGGTGCAGACCAGCAGCAACGCGCCCAATATGGTGATTCACATGCCCTGTTTACATGGCAACAAGGTTTGGAGCGGCTGATTTTGGGTTTCGTGCTGCCTGAAAATGCCCCCTTGTGGCAAGGCACCATGGCACACGCCAGTCGCCCAGATGATTTAAATGCTTTGAGTAATTTTGCCATTTTCATCAGAAAATTGAATGAAATTCGCCAACAATGGCAATCGCCTTGTCATATTGGCGGGTGGTGCGAGCGCATTCGCCATTTGCAAAGCGAATTGTTGCACATTCCCACCCAAGAACAACATGCCGTGCAACAGTTGGAACAAGCCCTTGCCGATTGGCTGGCTGAAAGCGCATTGGCGGATTTTCAGGCAGCCATCGGTGCCGACACCGCCATTCAGCACATTAATCGCTTTTTGTCCACGCAAAGTGAGGCGGGATTTTTGCGCGGTGGCATCACATTTTGCAGCATGGTGCCAATGCGTTCGCTGCCATTTAAGGTTTTGTGTTTAATCGGTTTGAACGATGGCGATTTTCCACGCACCACCAAGGCATCGAGCTTTGATTTGATTGCCAAACACACGCAAAAAGGCGACCGCGCTCGCCGCGATGACGACCGCTATTTGTTTTTGGAAGCGATTTTGTCGGCGCGTGAAGTTTTGTATTTGTCGTTTGTGGGCAAAGACATACGCACCGATGAAATGCGTGCGCCATCGGCATTGTTGAATGAATTGGGCGACACCATCGCGCATTTGGGCAACATTCCCACCAGCGATTTGATGCAAAATTGGGTGATTCAGCACCCTTTGCAGGCGTTTTCGCGGCAGTATTTTTCAGGCAGCCACGCGCTGTTCAGCAGTCGCCAAGATTATGCGGCGGCTTTGAATGTGCCTGCTCAAAAGTTGCTGCCTTTTATCAACAGGCTGCCTGAAAACCCCATATCATCAAATCATTTAATCATAGAACAAAAATCATTGATTCAATTTTGGCGCAACCCCGTTCGGCATTATTTGCGGCAACAGTTGGATTGGCAAGCCCCATATCATCAAAATCCATGGCAAAGTGAAGAACCGTTTATCCCCGACACGCCACGCCAGCTTGCCGATGCCTATGTGCAAGCGCGTCAAAAAGGGCAAGATTTTGAACAGTTGGCAAACGAATTGGCGGCAAAAAGCCTGTTGCCCACAGGCAAATTGGGCGAATTGGTGCGCCATGAATACGCCAGCAAAGCGGCATTGATTCGCAGCGATTTGATTCACAGCCCACGTCGCCCTGAACGCAAAGGCACTTTGCACACCGATTCAGGCAGCCTGAATTTTCGCCTGAACCACAATCACGAAATGGGGCAAATCATTTATGCCACGCAGTTTTTGCATCAAGGCAATGAACACGGGCGTTTGTTTGCCAGTGACAAAATTGAATTGCTGCTTTTGCACCTGATTTATTGCGCCACCACAGACGACACGCCACAAGCCACACACTTGATTCAATTAACAGAAACCACATCGCTGCCCCCCATTGACCGCTATGTGGCAAAGGACAATTTGGCACTTTGGCTTGCCGCGTATCAGGCAGGGCAGCTTGCGCCACAGCCGTTTTTTCCGCGCGTGAATTTGGCAGCCGCCAACGCGCTCTACACCGCCAGCAAACCCGAAAACGCCACATGGCAAAAAGCCATTGAAGCCGCCGCCAGCGTGTACCACACAGGTTTTAATGTGAATGGGCAGGACAATTATCCCGAAGTCAAATTGATTTATGGGCGCAACGATGAAGATGAATTGCCGTATTTGTTGCCCGCGTTTCGCGCTTTAACCGAAAATCTGTTTGCGCCATTGTCAGGCTGCCTGAAAGCCCTATCGGGGCAAGATGGGGCATAG
- a CDS encoding L-threonylcarbamoyladenylate synthase, producing the protein MRIISCHNLQRLRQHLRLGGAIAYPTESCYGLGCLPTDYRAVRRIINIKKRPQHKGLIVIGQNLAQLQPLLQTLPQSTQNHLNSVWAAPKTFVLPAQNHLPHLLRGKGRNKLAVRVPDHALARHLCAVLNTPLVSTSCNRAKQRPCKTAREVQRQFGRQVLIVRGRIGNRKKPSDIIDWQTETQLR; encoded by the coding sequence ATGCGAATCATCAGTTGCCACAATCTGCAACGTTTGCGCCAACATTTGCGTTTGGGTGGGGCAATCGCCTACCCCACCGAATCGTGTTATGGCTTGGGCTGTTTGCCCACCGACTATCGTGCGGTACGCCGCATCATCAACATCAAAAAACGCCCTCAACACAAAGGCTTAATTGTGATTGGGCAAAATTTGGCACAACTGCAACCCCTGTTGCAAACGCTGCCCCAGTCCACCCAAAATCATTTGAACAGCGTGTGGGCTGCACCAAAAACCTTTGTTTTGCCAGCACAAAATCATCTGCCCCATTTGCTGCGCGGCAAAGGGCGCAATAAATTGGCAGTGCGCGTGCCAGACCATGCTTTGGCGCGGCATTTGTGTGCGGTGTTGAACACGCCTTTGGTGTCCACATCGTGCAATCGTGCCAAACAGCGTCCGTGCAAAACGGCGCGTGAGGTGCAACGCCAGTTTGGTCGCCAAGTGCTGATTGTGCGCGGTCGCATTGGCAATCGCAAAAAACCCAGCGACATCATTGATTGGCAAACGGAAACGCAATTACGATAA
- a CDS encoding tetratricopeptide repeat protein translates to MSTTFRQLKKIHQKAYATFDAGQLATATVYFQKLCRHRPDVANFHYMRGLVAKNRMDWQTSLSANLRAIELADEFDEAHHWNAAIAATALHDWASARQMWAACKLPIPDGTGEIMANFGITIIRLNAWDWGETVYAQRIDPVRAVILNVPFPESGWRCGDIVLHDGAPTGSRTDENSNEISVFNALERWQTSPKQTFTVFTQCESTDDVGALLDLCHQHNLDAEDWTENTRMICLQCSYGRVHEHHHNHKSANWQSERSIGIAANSLAEIEKTLNEWQGKNRQVLEICQQDYPIPERKDGWVWWI, encoded by the coding sequence ATGTCCACCACCTTCCGACAACTCAAAAAAATCCACCAAAAAGCCTACGCCACTTTTGACGCTGGACAGTTGGCAACCGCAACCGTTTACTTCCAAAAATTGTGCCGACACCGACCTGATGTGGCGAATTTTCATTATATGCGCGGCTTGGTTGCGAAAAATCGCATGGATTGGCAAACGTCTTTGTCCGCCAATTTACGCGCGATTGAATTAGCCGATGAATTTGACGAAGCCCACCATTGGAATGCTGCCATTGCCGCGACCGCCTTGCACGATTGGGCAAGCGCACGGCAAATGTGGGCAGCTTGCAAATTGCCTATTCCAGACGGAACGGGCGAAATTATGGCAAATTTTGGTATCACAATTATCCGCTTGAATGCGTGGGATTGGGGCGAAACGGTGTACGCACAGCGAATTGACCCTGTTCGTGCCGTGATTTTGAATGTGCCGTTTCCTGAAAGCGGTTGGCGTTGTGGCGACATTGTCTTGCACGATGGCGCACCGACTGGCTCGCGTACCGATGAAAACAGCAATGAAATCAGCGTATTCAATGCCTTGGAACGTTGGCAAACATCGCCCAAACAAACGTTTACCGTTTTTACGCAATGCGAAAGTACAGATGATGTTGGTGCTTTGCTGGATTTGTGTCATCAACACAATCTGGACGCGGAAGATTGGACGGAAAACACACGCATGATTTGTTTGCAATGCAGTTATGGGCGTGTCCACGAACATCATCACAATCACAAATCGGCAAATTGGCAGAGCGAGCGCAGTATTGGCATTGCTGCTAATTCGTTGGCTGAAATAGAAAAAACATTAAACGAATGGCAAGGAAAAAACAGACAAGTTTTGGAAATTTGCCAACAAGATTATCCCATTCCCGAACGTAAAGATGGTTGGGTGTGGTGGATTTGA
- a CDS encoding OmpA family protein, translating into MIKTKLKQWTLMALAAALVSSYGVAGTKVNSDGTADELVWPNPRSTSFNKDRGTFPNMENLKNIRSGMSKDMLYNLIGRPQFSEGFRVREWDYLFHFNTPGQGTEGVTTCQYKILFDNQKFARTFHWKAVDPVNAACPPEIAKPTPEIPPAPQRFTLSADALFAFDKGDEANMNDRGKAELDALAAQLRAFPRLDHIRITGHTDLMGSDHYNMLLSQQRAETVRRYLAERGLPRAIMYAYGAGESQPVKQCVNHGNRTEYIACLQPNRRVEIEVNGIHAGSANGHTGLQFNSDGTMQQR; encoded by the coding sequence ATGATTAAAACCAAATTGAAACAATGGACACTGATGGCATTGGCAGCCGCCTTGGTCAGCAGTTATGGAGTGGCAGGCACCAAAGTCAATAGCGATGGCACCGCCGATGAATTGGTGTGGCCCAATCCACGCAGCACGTCTTTCAACAAAGACCGTGGCACTTTCCCCAATATGGAAAACCTGAAAAACATTCGCAGTGGTATGTCCAAAGACATGTTGTATAACCTGATTGGTCGCCCACAATTTAGCGAAGGTTTCCGTGTGCGTGAGTGGGATTATCTGTTCCATTTCAACACCCCTGGTCAAGGCACCGAAGGCGTAACCACTTGTCAATACAAGATTTTGTTTGACAACCAAAAGTTTGCGCGTACCTTTCATTGGAAAGCGGTGGACCCTGTGAATGCGGCTTGCCCACCTGAAATTGCCAAACCCACACCTGAAATTCCACCTGCACCACAACGCTTTACCCTGTCGGCTGACGCATTGTTTGCGTTTGACAAGGGCGATGAGGCAAACATGAACGACCGTGGTAAAGCAGAATTGGACGCTTTGGCAGCACAATTGCGCGCCTTCCCACGTCTTGACCACATTCGCATTACAGGTCATACTGACTTGATGGGCAGCGACCACTACAATATGCTGTTGTCGCAACAACGTGCTGAAACCGTTCGCCGCTACTTGGCTGAACGCGGCTTGCCACGCGCGATTATGTATGCTTATGGTGCTGGCGAAAGCCAACCTGTGAAACAGTGTGTGAACCATGGCAACCGCACCGAATACATCGCATGCTTGCAACCGAACCGCCGCGTTGAAATTGAAGTAAACGGCATTCACGCTGGCAGCGCAAACGGTCATACGGGTTTGCAGTTCAACTCTGATGGCACCATGCAACAACGCTAA